The Microbacterium natoriense genomic interval CTTCGACGATGGTCATCGTGACTCCTTCGACGGTGCCGCGGCGTCGGTGCTGCGCGGCTCTGGTCCGAAGGTAGGTCTGCAACCGTTGCACGCTCGTGCGTCACGTTGCATCGGGTTGCGCGATGCCGGATCAGGCCTCTGCTTCGAGCCGCTCGATGCGGGCCACGAGCGCGGCGCGCTTCGGCGAGCGCGCGGGAAGCATCTCGAGTGCGAGCCTCAGCACCTCGGCGTCGTTCTGCCCCTCTGGGATCTCGGCGTAGGCGAGCAGGACGTCGAGGCTCGCCTCGGAGAACATCACCTCGCGCAGCGCGGCACGCAATGTCTCGCGGAACTCCTCCACACCGGGAGAGGTCGATTCGGGAAGCACGGGACCGCGGTAGGCGGTGAGAGCGACCCTGTGCGCTCCTCGATCGAGCAGTGACAGCACGTCCTGCGCATCCGTCTCCAGCGGCATGGGCAGCCGGTACGGACGCGACTCGGGGATCAGACCGCACGCCGTGCGCTCGAGGACCTTGCGCAGCCGCACCATCTCGGGGCGGAGCGTGTCGGGCGACGCCCCCTCGCCGTAGACGAGTTCGGTGAGCCGCTCGGCCGACAGCCCCTGCCGGTGCACGGCGAGCATGAGCATGATGGCCGCGTGCCGTCCGCTGAGCTCGATCACCCTTTCGCCGAACTCGGTGTCGGTCTCGAGCCGGGCGCGATCGCGTCCGAGGACATGCAGGATGCCGCGCACCGTGCCCGTGCCGCTGCGGGAAGGGGTCGGCGGACGGGAGGAATCGGCGCGTTCACGCAACCTCGCGACGAGCATCTCCGACTCCACCGCCCGCGCCGTCGCGTCGACGAGAAGGCGCGCCTGCCGGCTCACCACCTGGTCACCGCCGGTGATGTCGATGACACCGAGCAGCTGGTGCGTCTCGGGGTCTCGCACCGGAGCCGCGGTGCACGACCACGGATGCACGAGCCGGTTGTAGTGCTCTGCCCCGCGGATCTGCACGGACTGACCGAGCGTGAGGGCGGTGCCGGGTGCCGTGGTGCCGACGGCGTCTTCAGCCCAGTTCGCCCCGGCGACGAAACCCATTCCGTCGGTGAGCGAGCGCAACTGACTGTCGCCCTCGATCCAGAGCAGGCGTCCGGCCCGATCGCCGACCGCGACGACCACGCCGGAGTCCTCCGCCGATCCGGGCAGCAGCAGCGCCCTGATCATGTCCATCGCCGA includes:
- a CDS encoding GAF domain-containing protein; this encodes MAASWNASRDAPPEASRLLIERAHEELIAGNLDDRRLQQVRPLVRESWERSWRSRVGPEGAPQLELVSEELDRYRLAHPLASAMDMIRALLLPGSAEDSGVVVAVGDRAGRLLWIEGDSQLRSLTDGMGFVAGANWAEDAVGTTAPGTALTLGQSVQIRGAEHYNRLVHPWSCTAAPVRDPETHQLLGVIDITGGDQVVSRQARLLVDATARAVESEMLVARLRERADSSRPPTPSRSGTGTVRGILHVLGRDRARLETDTEFGERVIELSGRHAAIMLMLAVHRQGLSAERLTELVYGEGASPDTLRPEMVRLRKVLERTACGLIPESRPYRLPMPLETDAQDVLSLLDRGAHRVALTAYRGPVLPESTSPGVEEFRETLRAALREVMFSEASLDVLLAYAEIPEGQNDAEVLRLALEMLPARSPKRAALVARIERLEAEA